The following proteins are co-located in the Panthera tigris isolate Pti1 chromosome F2, P.tigris_Pti1_mat1.1, whole genome shotgun sequence genome:
- the NRBP2 gene encoding nuclear receptor-binding protein 2 — translation MAAPEPAPRRGREREREREDESEDESDILEESPCGRWQKRREQVNQGNMPGVQSTFLAMDTEEGVEVVWNELHFGDRKAFATHEEKIQTMFEQLALVDHPNIVKLHKHWLDASEARARVIFITEYVSSGSLKQFLKKTKKNHKAMNARAWKRWCTQILSALSFLHACNPPIIHGNLTSDTIFIQHNGLIKIGSVWHRIFSNALPDDLRSPIRVEREEPRNLHFFPPEYGEVADGTAVDIFSFGMCALEMAVLEIQANGDTRVTEEAITRARHSLSDPNMREFILSCLARDPSRRPSAHNLLFHRVLFEVHSLKLLAAHCFLQHQYLMPENAVEEKTKAVDLNAVLAELPRPPRPPLQWRYSEVSYLELDKFLEDVRNGIYPLMNFAAARPLGLPRVLAPPPEETQKAKTPTPEPFDSETRKVIQMQCNLERSEDKARWHLTLLLVLEDRLHRQLTYDLLPTDSAQDLAAELVHYGFVHEDDRTKLAAFLESTFLKYLGAQP, via the exons ATGGCGGCTCCGGAGCCGGCGCCGAGGCGGGGccgggagcgggagcgggagcgggaggaTGAGAGCGAGGACGAGAGCGACATCCTGGAGGAGAGCCCTTGCGGCCGCTGGCAGAAGCGGCGGGAGCAG GTGAACCAGGGGAACATGCCAGGGGTCCAGAGCACCTTCCTGGCCATGGACactgaggagggggtggaggtggtGTGGAATGAGTTGCACTTCGGGGACAGGAAGGCTTTCGCAACCCATGAG GAGAAGATCCAGACCATGTTTGAGCAGCTGGCGCTGGTAGACCACCCCAACATTGTCAAGCTGCACAAACACTGGCTGGATGCCTCGGAAGCCCGGGCACGG GTCATCTTCATCACCGAGTACGTGTCGTCAGGCAGCCTCAAGCAATTCCTCAAGAAGACCAAGAAAAACCACAAAGCCATGAACGCCCGG GCCTGGAAGCGCTGGTGCACACAGATCCTGTCGGCGCTCAG CTTTCTACACGCCTGCAACCCCCCCATCATCCACGGGAACCTGACCAGCGATACCATCTTCATACAACACAATGGCCTCATCAAGATTGGCTCTG TGTGGCACCGCATCTTCTCCAATG CGCTCCCAGATGATCTCCGGAGCCCTATCCGTGTGGAGCGTGAGGAACCACGGAACCTGCACTTCTTCCCACCAGAGTACGGCG AGGTGGCTGATGGCACTGCCGTGGACATCTTCTCCTTTGGGATGTGTGCACTGGAG ATGGCTGTGCTGGAGATCCAAGCCAATGGAGACACCCGGGTCACAGAGGAGGCCATCACTCGCGCCAGGCACTCACTCAGCGACCCCAACATGCGG GAGTTCATCCTCTCCTGCCTGGCCCGGGACCCCAGCCGGCGGCCCTCGGCCCACAACCTCCTCTTCCACCGCGTGCTCTTCGAAGTGCACTCCCTGAAGCTCCTGGCCGCTCACTGCTTCCTCCAGCACCAAT ACCTCATGCCTGAGAACGCGGTGGAGGAAAAGACCAAGGCGGTGGACCTGAATGCAGTCCTGGCGGAGCTTCCCCGGCCGCCCCGGCCCCCACTGCAGTGGCG GTACTCAGAGGTCTCCTACCTGGAGCTTGACAAATTCCTGGAGGATGTCAG GAATGGGATCTACCCGCTGATGAACTTTGCCGCTGCTCGACCCCTGGGGCTTCCCCGAGTGCTGGCCCCACCGCCTGAGGAGACCCAGAAGGCCAAGACCCCGACACCGGAACCTTTTGACTCAGAGACCAGAAAG GTGATCCAGATGCAATGCAACCTGGAGAGAAGTGAGGACAAGGCCCGCTGGCAT ctcactctgctGCTGGTGTTGGAGGACCGGCTGCACCGGCAGCTCACTTACGACCTGCTCCCAA CGGACAGTGCCCAGGACCTTGCTGCCGAGCTGGTACACTACGGCTTCGTTCACGAG GATGACCGGACCAAGCTGGCTGCCTTCCTGGAAAGCACCTTCCTCAAGTACCTTGGAGCTCAGCCGTGA